The following coding sequences are from one Lolium rigidum isolate FL_2022 chromosome 6, APGP_CSIRO_Lrig_0.1, whole genome shotgun sequence window:
- the LOC124662874 gene encoding uncharacterized protein LOC124662874: MGNCNCFNSQRAAASWVDDEEWVVDVEEGKRVAAEKVDQRVEVKIRVTKRQVQELLQKAGLDGKGPWTEQVLAELINSGTVCCDDPEARGHWRPALQSISEGEEAMRHAFCRTVPSLLILNF, from the coding sequence ATGGGGAACTGTAACTGTTTCAATTCGCAGCGCGCCGCGGCGTCGTGGGTGGACGACGAAGAGTGGGTGGTGGACGTGGAGGAGGGGAAGAGGGTGGCCGCCGAGAAGGTGGATCAGCGGGTGGAGGTGAAGATCAGGGTGACCAAGAGGCAGGTCCAGGAGCTGCTGCAGAAAGCCGGCCTGGACGGCAAGGGGCCATGGACGGAGCAGGTGCTCGCGGAGCTGATCAACTCGGGCACGGTGTGCTGCGACGACCCCGAGGCTAGGGGGCACTGGAGACCGGCGCTCCAGAGCATCTCCGAAGGCGAGGAGgcaatgaggcatgccttttgtaGGACCGTTCCATCGCTCTTGATTCTGAATTTCTGA